In Silene latifolia isolate original U9 population chromosome 6, ASM4854445v1, whole genome shotgun sequence, the genomic window tgattttctattgaTATTATTGCCGTTAATCAAACTCTTAAGATACGAACCATCAATATTCAAACCATCATCTCTAAAAGTCCATTGTTGATCACTAAGTGTATAAACTGCGACATTCATCTTCTTAGCTTCGTCACTATCTCCAAATGTGATCGCAACCACTTTATAATCTTTACTAGCACGGGCGAATCCAAAAATATACTTGCCCCTACCGATCAAACCATGGGGAAGTGGGTTCATGGGGAGAATTAATGATTTGCGAATACAAGGGTTAAACAATCTTAATTCTTTCTTGAAACTAGGAGGACCGTATCGTTGAACTAGGAGTAATCCATCACAAGCCCCTAAAATGGAGTAACCAAATACATCTTTTATCCTAAAAATGCGACTTGTTTTTTTAAGGGTGTCGGTTTGAAGAACTGCCAATGAGCACCCTCTATCTCCGAAGTGTCCATACCTCTCAAGGGCGAccaataatttatccttgtcccGACGAACATGCGTGTATTTAAGATGCATGGAAACAAAATTAGGGTGGTCAATGATGGAGCACCATGATTTACAGACGCATTTGAATCTTATCAGGGTTTCCACAGGCAAATTTGCGAGAATTTGAGTCACCAATTCCGGTGGAATATAACTGAATTCTGACATCATGTGTCTCCTGGGAATTACGTATATagataaattttatttttattttttttggtagaGATATAGATACAAATTAATCAAAGCTAAGCCAAATtaaaggaagatgatgatgatgatggagaaaaaaaaagggagaTTAGGTCGATTGAAATTAGGGTTTTATTTAAATGGATGCTGGGCTTGCCCAAAACGTTACAAATTGGGTTGTTTGTGTAAACCAGGTTTTTATTTACATAACTAGCAACATTCTTGAAAAAAAACGTCTTATATCATAGGACGGTCCAGTAGAATAAGTTATAGTCACCCTAACTATTAGAATTTTTGTTGTAAGATGAAATTTGTTGCAAGAGTAATTTGTTGGAGTAATGATTCGAGTATGGTGTATATGCGAAAAAGCTACGGTTACACTCAGTGTATAGAATCTTCTATACACTGCGAGTAATATCATAACACGTGGCAATAGAGGGGGAGATGAGATAGAATCTTTTTCAAATTTCATTTGTTATATTTTAGGAACCAAAATATATATAgaaagaaaattaaaaatttgattttttttctcaaattattattttatttttataccaTAATTTTCTATTTTGGTAAGGTAATATTCTcaaattttcccctttttttCGTTAACAACCGGGTGGTACAACCAATTAACACCGCCACTCCCTCCTCCCCGCCAGCCACCCGCATACCGGCGCCGGGTACCTCTCACGCCGACGAACGACCCTGGCAACCATCAGTGCCGAAGACCTCCTCCCTGCCACGCAACCTCCACCGGCGCACCAGTTTCATCGACCCCGCCATGTAGCAGACCCGAGATTCTCAGACCTCCACCTGTACACCACCACTTTACGCCGCTGACCACCTCTTCGTCCTCCCCATGCGCTGCAATGGTCTTGCTAACCCATATCGTCATCCCTGGCGTCTACCACCCATGTCGCCATCCCGCCAACAACTAAATCGAATCATTAGATCATTGATGCTATTAGAGCAAAGCAAATGCAATCAATTATTAATATCTTCGACGTTATTAGTTCGCATGTAATCAAATGAAATCGATTCATTAACGTTATTatccatttaaaataataaaacgtATGAAagtttttttgttattatttttttaacCAAAGTATGTATAACTTTTTGATAATAAATTGTTAGGCTAAAAAATTTAGAAGATATGAATAAAGATTATGTAAATTATATTGAACTATGGTAAATACGTGATTATTAAACAAAATACCAAAATTAAGAAGCTCTAAATCTCTCTCAAATCCCTGCCATGATTAAATAAATAGATTCCTCCATATGTCGAAATTCAATTGGTGGTGTATGAAAGATTCATACATCGAGTGTAACCGTAGCATCTTCCGTGTATATGTGGGTAATTTATTGAGTGACTGTGTCGGTGTAAAGATTTCCTAAAACTTGAAAACGTGTCTACTTAGCTGGCATTCTATTCACTTGTTGTTTTACCGACTTAActatttgaatttgaatttgaatttcaaaTAGATTGCTTAGTACTCTCGTGCCTTAAATACATTTCAAATTAGAGCCGGCAAACAATCATACAACTCGAGAAAACATCACAATCCTAACATAAAATTAATGGTCTAGATTGAAGTTTAATGATGTATGCATTGATGTAAATGGGTCGCTACAGACACTATATAAGATTTAATTGAGACGGATTTGGATCGAACTCTCTAAACACGAAACCGACAAGTATAATTTCTTTATTAAAATTATCCTTCAATTATTTTAATTTTCCCTCATATAAGTACGTATATTATGAAAACACGACATGAACCCGaaataaaattaacgggaatgaGATGAGACTTAGATGACTAACCTATTTATGTAgttaaatcaacacaaacacgataCATAATTTATTTGAGTGAGTTTGGCTTGAAGGAATCGTGACCCAtttacaaatgagaaaaatacgAACCTAAAATAATCTGGTCTATTTGTCATGTCTATCCCATATATTACATATTGAATATAAATATATGATGATCCTTAGTCTTCATGATTCACttatataaatgataaaatagtTTAGGAATTGGTAAATAATATAAGAAAACATAAAggtgatttttgaaaaaaaaaaacgcctAAATTATTCAGCTTATAAAGGAAAAACAAAATAAATGTTTTTCTCGTTTGTTTCTGTATGTCTTTCGTTTTCTCACTTGTAAAATCAACCCGACCTAAAAAAGGCTGATCCGAGACCTGAAATTAACTCGAACTATATCACCCGAAACCCGAACTGgcctgacccgacccgacccaaaccgAACATGATCCGAGGTTTCTTGGGCCGTAACCAGTTACACAACCACCCAACCCGAAAATAACCCCACAAAACCTAACTCTAATTGAACCAGAAAAACTTGAAATGCTTTTTTCTATCTTATTCATTgatccgaaaatgacccgacctgaTCCGAATTAACCCGAAATAAATGAAAGATCCCAACTGATCCGACCTGACCCGAATTAGCTCGAAATAAATGAAAGACTCGAATTGACCGTTTGCTAGGTCTACTTTGTACCCCCTTGGTGTCGAAATGTGTAAATGTGTACCCCTAAACTCAAGACCCGAACCTTAATTGACCCATCATGAATATTTTATTATTTCACACCGATTATTACTGATAAGTAACTTGATAATAGGTGACCTAAAATAATCCAATCTGAAAATTTGCAAACCTGAGATTGATCCGAGCCAAACTCAATCTCGACCCGGTTGACCCGTTAACTCCACGAGAGAAAATTGATCGGGAATTGCTGGATAAGATAAAAATTGAAAGGCAATTTCTGGAAAACGCCTAAATTGACagaaaaaacaaattaaaaaataaaagtaacattTAATTGCCATCCTCTGCCATGTTTTTACTTCTCCGCTTCTCTGTTGCAAATTAATCAGCATTTGGTATTACTGTTCTTTCTCCGTTACAAATTAATTGTTCTTCAAAAATCACAGGTTTTCTCAAAACCCTtaaacaccttttttttttttggtttatttGGCGTTGCAGTTGTTTATTTAGTTCATCTTTTAATAATTTCCAGTGTGAATAATCAAGAACCCACCATTTCTATCCTGTTTTGATCGATTCTCCAAGAAATGCAGAAAATGAAAAGCAAAAAGAAGACCAAATCTTCGTTAGATTCGACCTGTATTTCCGAATTCATGTACATACCACCTGAAGTTTGCACCCAAATTCTCGCTAATTTACCAGCCAAAACCTTGGTAAAATTCCGGTGTGTATGTAAATCTTGGCGCGATATCATTGATCGCCCTGATTTCGTAATCCTGCATCGTAAACTTTGCAAAATCAATTCCGTTAGTAGTAAATTACTATTAGCCCTCGAGGGGTCGGGTCGGTATGGGATGCACGGATGCTTGTTGACAGTTCGTCGCGCTGATACTCTTCGAAAAACTGATCTCATCTTTAAGTGTTCGCAAAGGTATCATCTAGATGGGAGCTGTAATGAGTTGCTGTTAATTCGCGCCTTAATGAGTCACGGTAAAAAAGAACCGTTGATGCTGTGGAACCCTTGTATCAGAAAGTcgttgcaaattcccctttctccATTGTCCTCCTTTGGGTCGCTCAGTTATACATTTGGGTTTGTGCCTCGCTGTAACGATTATAAAGTCGTTGTTATGACAATTCGACGGAGTCAGGATACAGATGACAGGAATATGTGTGTTGCAGTTTATACGCTCAGTGATCAACAATGGTCTCTCAGAAACGATGGCCTCAATATGTCTTTATCTTACTTTATGCGATTTTTTTGGCGATATGATTATCCCAAACTGGGTTTTTTCTTTCAAGGAGCAGCACATTGGATTGGTGATAACCCAAATGAGGATAATTCACAAAGCTACTTGATACTGCCTTCTGCTTCTGATAGTTCTACTCATTTAGTTTCTCTTGACTTTGATTCTGAAAAATTTACCTACTTGGAACTGCCTTTTGCTTCAGGCGATAGGGGAGCCGTAAGATTTCCGTTTCTTCTTAGGGAGTCTCTAGCGGTCTTCAGTATTTCTTCTGTGAAATCCAGCATATGGTCGCTGGAAGGGGAGAGCGGGAAAGGGGAGTGGACCCAACGTTTTTCAGGACTTTCAAGTTCTGACGGTTTTATGTTGTTCCGTTCTGGCCCGCGCTTGCCGCTATTCTACTGTGAGAGTGATGATGGTAGCTGTTTTGTTTACGGGAAGAAGTCATACAACATTGGTAGCAGTCAAGTGCAGGAGCTTGGAAAATGTATGTCTCGTTATGTGGATATGGAAATGTATATGGAGGGGTTGGTGTTGTGCAATGGTTACGGAGCTGAAGATCTACAGTCACTTGCTCAACAACAAGAAGAAAGGTGATGTTCTGTTGTACATTGAATGTGGATATGTCAGTTGCTCCTCTCCTGATCCCTGCCTAATGCCTGCCTAGTTAGTACTTTAAATAGCGTTCTCGATATTGTTTATATTTCAAATATAATAGTAGTGATGTTCTCAATCTTGTTGATATTGATCTTAATTGCTCTGAATCTCTGATATAGACTATAGTATTCATGTTCGAGGCCGTGGGTTCTGCGGCTTGTAATGCCTAGTAGTACTTAAGTAGTATAAATGTGATTGACAGGGAAACTACAGAATGCGCTAGCTGGCCGCTAGTAAATGATCAACCAATATGAATACTTTATTTTCAATGGAGTCAACTTTTGGTTGCTTAGTTTTTGTCATGATTCAATAAAATTAAAATGATTCAAGaaattgttgtttgtcttataatGTGAATTAGCAACCAGAGAAATGCAATTGTTGTTTCATGCTCAATCTTTTAA contains:
- the LOC141587603 gene encoding F-box/kelch-repeat protein At3g23880-like; amino-acid sequence: MKSKKKTKSSLDSTCISEFMYIPPEVCTQILANLPAKTLVKFRCVCKSWRDIIDRPDFVILHRKLCKINSVSSKLLLALEGSGRYGMHGCLLTVRRADTLRKTDLIFKCSQRYHLDGSCNELLLIRALMSHGKKEPLMLWNPCIRKSLQIPLSPLSSFGSLSYTFGFVPRCNDYKVVVMTIRRSQDTDDRNMCVAVYTLSDQQWSLRNDGLNMSLSYFMRFFWRYDYPKLGFFFQGAAHWIGDNPNEDNSQSYLILPSASDSSTHLVSLDFDSEKFTYLELPFASGDRGAVRFPFLLRESLAVFSISSVKSSIWSLEGESGKGEWTQRFSGLSSSDGFMLFRSGPRLPLFYCESDDGSCFVYGKKSYNIGSSQVQELGKCMSRYVDMEMYMEGLVLCNGYGAEDLQSLAQQQEER
- the LOC141587602 gene encoding F-box/kelch-repeat protein At3g06240-like, whose amino-acid sequence is MSEFSYIPPELVTQILANLPVETLIRFKCVCKSWCSIIDHPNFVSMHLKYTHVRRDKDKLLVALERYGHFGDRGCSLAVLQTDTLKKTSRIFRIKDVFGYSILGACDGLLLVQRYGPPSFKKELRLFNPCIRKSLILPMNPLPHGLIGRGKYIFGFARASKDYKVVAITFGDSDEAKKMNVAVYTLSDQQWTFRDDGLNIDGSYLKSLINGNNINRKSNTIYFQGAAYWIGNNLYGDINKRSNQSTHLVSFDFDTEKFTFSKLPFASYEEDSSRVLFLRGESLAIFSISSVSSSIRVLENGVWTLRFSGSSSDDGYEVFSSFKYSKEKVFYCESDGGRLICGKNSYNIATCQVRQSVKSKSKYIELETYSESLVLYKGYGAKDLVSFL